The following are encoded together in the Lactuca sativa cultivar Salinas chromosome 1, Lsat_Salinas_v11, whole genome shotgun sequence genome:
- the LOC111909310 gene encoding protein WHAT'S THIS FACTOR 1 homolog, chloroplastic, whose protein sequence is MAFWRLFSTATKNKQLPLKNSAVASPNPSLCSISTFITRSYSTSFLITKTPKSQKKKRKKEESARTKHVQHESERIPHFEKILNRDNHFRFVTKTKDYLLKQPQQVLRLDDAGKLYRELGFPRGRKVLKFLQRHPLIFQTYRHSNDKIWFGFTDFMETFLEEEKMIMDEMEHDRINTVRKLLMMSANKRIPLSKIYHCRSLFGIPEDFRDRVRKYPEYFNTIVEEDGKRILELVNWDPKLAISSLEQQFMVDEDRTKKAFQFKIKHGKSLNLDEHDERKLNLLNTLPLVSPYSDGASLDLWTLEAEKYRVGVLHEFLSLTLEKRASIHHIVEFKEELSLTKHTYAMLLKQPRSFYLAGTEMNWVVFLKDAYGEDGVLIHKDPQVLFNEKFCEFADKQELEIE, encoded by the coding sequence ATGGCGTTTTGGCGTCTGTTCTCCACCGCCACCAAAAACAAGCAACTGCCGCTGAAAAACTCCGCCGTCGCTAGCCCTAACCCTAGTCTATGTTCTATCTCCACCTTCATCACACGGTCTTACTCGACTTCATTTCTTATCaccaaaacccccaaatctcagaAGAAAAAACGCAAAAAGGAAGAATCCGCGAGAACCAAACACGTCCAGCACGAATCCGAACGTATTCCTCACTTCGAGAAGATCCTCAATCGAGACAATCACTTCCGCTTTGTCACCAAAACCAAGGATTACCTCTTGAAACAACCACAACAAGTCCTCCGCCTAGATGATGCCGGAAAACTCTACCGTGAGCTAGGGTTTCCTCGCGGCCGTAAAGTTCTAAAATTCCTCCAGCGCCACCCTCTCATTTTCCAAACCTACCGCCACTCCAATGACAAAATCTGGTTCGGATTCACAGATTTCATGGAGACATTTCTGGAAGAAGAGAAGATGATTATGGATGAAATGGAACATGATCGGATCAATACTGTTAGAAAGCTGCTAATGATGTCTGCAAATAAACGAATTCCTCTAAGCAAGATCTATCACTGTAGATCATTATTTGGGATCCCAGAAGATTTCAGAGATCGTGTGAGAAAATATCCAGAGTATTTCAACACCATTGTTGAAGAAGATGGAAAGAGAATTCTCGAGCTTGTGAACTGGGATCCAAAACTCGCCATCAGCTCATTGGAACAACAGTTCATGGTTGATGAAGATCGAACCAAGAAAGCTTTTCAATTCAAGATAAAACACGGAAAATCATTGAATTTAGACGAACATGATGAACGGAAATTGAATCTGTTAAATACTCTTCCTCTCGTTTCACCTTATTCAGATGGGGCGAGCTTGGATCTTTGGACTTTGGAGGCTGAGAAGTATCGGGTAGGTGTTCTTCATGAGTTCTTGAGCTTGACATTGGAGAAAAGAGCATCAATTCACCACATTGTTGAGTTTAAAGAGGAATTAAGTCTTACTAAGCATACTTATGCAATGCTGTTGAAGCAGCCAAGGAGCTTTTATTTGGCAGGAACTGAGATGAATTGGGTTGTGTTCTTGAAGGATGCTTATGGGGAAGATGGGGTCCTAATTCATAAAGATCCACAGGTTTTGTTTAATGAGAAGTTCTGTGAGTTTGCAGACAAACAAGAACTGGAAATTGAGTAG
- the LOC111909280 gene encoding uncharacterized protein LOC111909280 codes for MAATVATAEADDTERPAIRLDSVPVVDLRLLSQSELYTLSISSDSSFDPNRCDEVVIPKINRAVFNESAGSRKQTYSRLRLASAESSSTTTKTTTLHRRTPHLRASHAHPSNNINDPEQAENSQIIRMLKQLCKSDPNFQDVDQMEAENNSNSVVPEFLSTENLGIKRKRGRPRKHENVVFLRPPTAKRIRHNTVKKVVVYDNEMDREIVNDSGVPVNMATLAGLDDPYGPEIRRRTMGMSTEDDLLGFLRGMNGQWGSRRRKRRVVDAREFGDVLPKGWKLSLCIKKKEGRVWLFCRRYLSPSGRQFESCREISAYLNSVVKQENSEKQNHVNINTSDNFALEGASVNAVDLVIQQDIKTDDLVDNPSSSSSPPTPPAEAPPVPTKCEEQVTIDEMEVQVEDSFKCLKCSLTFESENDLLAHQVEAHDTKRSELVTPVNEHIECNVENEIEKVEPSLPLATELDCDPNLMTDAPNNKSLASVSSGDNAVIETHDAHSCDNLEAASHDLVSPSKQDGNSNVDRGVFIEEYKSGEKSTTNDEVSQTDQDPDVSVSQSELLGDETETPLSINENTRNTETLGESHVNSVDNKLDSNLDQGINLESFMLSSFPNEQVGNQDSVSDQPINQDSVSINQNSVSDQAINQDPVSETGVTFVDSIPDQSDSIPEQMGSKDHVGTTASIELPNPAVKTIEENSFGAKMDIDIDIKSDEVATEKEKSVGESSSVFFLGRFGLDKDGATVVKKLSTKTNRDPVKVVTSETLISPQKQDSPSVHNLAPDTFNNVNKLSSGLSSSGLDGQFDFRTNDFGNFGPSLSPWQEEECENKNLGNDVSFPTMEEPQIPSNKQEEHKLDDFQTFRNNEAKGNESVTSLGSNLEFCSLIPSENDQEFGFQDCLYERAMEECKQEESSERGLLDHFSIADTSDDIFENKMYSTSLGGLKFDEDRDISSNELSLAFGNPHELYPDSLRVEQKKDLVAPSKMDETFGVHTNLSMVNNSMVDDLKGGRGLFNLGCNDKSSSFQNQGNTVYPGRAWEDLKNSGNKFSSGFGSQSHAEVVPGGGMWKSGDGNQNQNQQMRSGLSNSSSHAQIPYPSSFHSFNIMSEKAGDGEFRIDERYKYNEGFDASGLRMRSSTTTSNSNSNSNSRPEPLEFSFLTTARSQHNPHTHAHALEGRDSRGAYPIPYNVNVNVEMPMEQQFDSSSFWLGKNTMNMMPNTNTSGSGRNHHQQITSVCAWCRNEFHLQQLHSHSGTQDGIGSLCPSCTASMSGHVNML; via the exons ATGGCCGCCACGGTTGCCACCGCCGAGGCTGACGACACCGAGCGTCCTGCTATCCGTTTGGACTCGGTCCCAGTTGTTGATCTCCGCCTCCTCTCCCAGTCAGAACTCTACACTCTCTCCATATCGTCGGACTCCTCATTCGATCCCAACCGCTGCGACGAGGTCGTTATCCCCAAAATTAACCGCGCCGTTTTCAATGAATCCGCCGGTAGCCGTAAACAGACCTACTCTCGGCTCCGTCTTGCCTCGGCGGAGTCCTCCTCCACAACCACCAAGACCACCACCCTTCACCGACGCACACCTCACCTCCGGGCGTCACATGCGCACCCTTCTAACAACATTAATGACCCAGAGCAAGCGGAAAACTCTCAAATCATCCGTATGTTGAAACAACTCTGCAAGTCAGACCCGAATTTCCAGGATGTAGATCAGATGGAAGCCGAAAACAACAGCAATTCCGTTGTGCCTGAATTTTTGAGTACTGAAAACCTAGGGATAAAGAGAAAACGAGGGAGACCGCGAAAGCATGAGAATGTGGTATTTCTTCGTCCCCCAACCGCCAAGAGAATTCGGCATAATACGGTTAAGAAAGTCGTTGTATATGATAATGAGATGGATAGAGAAATCGTAAATGATAGTGGTGTACCAGTAAATATGGCTACACTTGCCGGACTAGATGATCCTTACGGGCCTGAGATTAGGAGGAGGACGATGGGAATGTCTACGGAGGATGACTTGTTAGGGTTTCTGAGAGGTATGAATGGACAGTGGGGGAGTAGGAGGAGGAAGAGGAGGGTTGTGGATGCAAGGGAATTCGGTGATGTTTTGCCAAAGGGCTGGAAGCTGAGTCTCTGCATCAAAAAGAAAGAAGGTCGTGTTTGGTTATTCTGTCGACGCTACTTAAG TCCTAGTGGTCGGCAGTTTGAGTCATGCAGAGAAATATCCGCATACTTGAACTCTGTTGTTAAACAAGAAAACTCGGAGAAACAAAATCATGTGAACATCAACACTTCTGATAACTTTGCTTTGGAAGGAGCTTCTGTGAAT GCTGTGGATCTTGTTATACAACAAGACATCAAAACAGATGACCTTGTTGACAatccatcatcatcttcatcaccaCCAACACCACCAGCAGAAGCGCCACCTGTACCTACAAAATGTGAGGAGCAAGTCACCATTGATGAAATGGAGGTACAAGTAGAAGACTCTTTCAAGTGCCTAAAATGCTCATTGACTTTTGAGAGTGAAAATGATCTATTGGCCCACCAGGTGGAAGCTCATGACACCAAAAGATCTGAACTTGTTACACCAGTTAATGAGCATATTGAATGCAATGTGGAAAATGAAATAGAGAAAGTTGAACCATCACTTCCTCTAGCTACAGAATTGGATTGTGATCCTAATTTGATGACTGATGCTCCTAACAATAAGTCTCTAGCATCAGTTTCTTCTGGAGACAATGCTGTAATTGAGACTCATGATGCACATTCTTGTGACAATCTTGAAGCTGCTTCTCATGACCTTGTGTCTCCTAGCAAACAGGATGGAAATAGTAATGTAGATAGAGGTGTCTTTATTGAAGAATATAAGTCCGGTGAAAAAAGTACTACGAATGATGAAGTCTCTCAAACAGATCAAGATCCTGATGTTTCTGTTTCTCAATCTGAACTATTAGGTGATGAAACTGAAACTCCCCTGTCCATTAATGAAAACACCAGAAACACTGAAACTTTAGGTGAATCCCATGTTAATTCTGTTGACAATAAGCTGGATTCCAATCTTGATCAGGGTATAAATTTGGAAAGCTTTATGCTTTCTTCATTTCCAAATGAACAAGTGGGCAATCAAGATTCAGTTTCTGATCAGCCAATCAATCAAGATTCAGTTTCAATCAATCAAAATTCAGTTTCTGATCAAGCAATCAATCAAGATCCAGTTTCTGAAACTGGGGTTACATTTGTTGATTCCATTCCCGACCAATCAGATTCCATCCCTGAACAGATGGGTAGTAAAGATCATGTTGGTACAACTGCTAGTATTGAATTGCCCAATCCTGCAGTAAAAACAATtgaagaaaacagttttggtgcAAAAATGGATATAGATATTGATATCAAGTCTGATGAGGTGGCGACTGAAAAGGAGAAATCTGTTGGTGAGTCATCATCTGTTTTTTTCCTTGGTCGTTTTGGGCTGGATAAAGATGGTGCAACTGTAGTCAAGAAGCTTTCTACCAAAACAAACCGTGATCCAGTTAAAGTTGTcactagtgaaaccctaatatctcCCCAAAAACAAGACTCTCCATCTGTTCATAATCTTGCTCCTGACACATTCAATAACGTAAATAAACTCTCATCTGGATTATCAAGTTCTGGACTTGATGGGCAATTTGATTTCAGGACCAATGATTTTGGCAACTTTGGTCCATCCCTGTCACCATGGCAGGAGGAAGAGTGTGAAAATAAAAATCttggaaatgatgtttctttTCCTACTATGGAGGAACCCCAAATTCCTTCAAATAAACAAGAGGAACATAAATTAGATGACTTCCAAACTTTTAGGAATAACGAAGCAAAAGGTAATGAATCAGTTACATCTTTGGGCAGCAATCTTGAATTCTGCTCTCTTATTCCATCTGAAAACGATCAAGAATTTGGTTTTCAAGATTGTTTGTATGAAAGAGCCATGGAGGAATGTAAGCAGGAAGAGAGTTCTGAAAGGGGATTACTTGATCATTTCTCCATTGCTGACACATCAGATGAtatttttgagaataagatgtatTCTACATCGTTAGGTGGGCTGAAATTTGATGAAGACAGAGATATCAGCAGCAATGAGTTGAGTCTTGCTTTTGGGAACCCTCATGAGCTGTATCCAGATTCCCTTAGAGTGGAACAGAAGAAAGATCTTGTAGCTCCATCCAAGATGGATGAAACTTTTGGTGTCCATACTAATTTGAGTATGGTTAACAATAGCATGGTGGATGATCTGAAAGGGGGAAGAGGCTTATTTAACCTTGGTTGTAATGATAAAAGTAGTAGCTTTCAGAATCAGGGTAACACGGTTTACCCTGGTAGGGCATGGGAGGATCTGAAAAATTCAGGAAACAAATTTAGTAGTGGTTTTGGAAGCCAGAGTCATGCAGAAGTTGTACCTGGTGGTGGTATGTGGAAAAGTGGTGatggaaatcaaaatcaaaatcaacaaatgAGAAGTGGTTTATCCAACTCTTCCTCACATGCCCAGATACCATACCCTAGCTCTTTTCACTCCTTCAATATAATGTCTGAAAAG GCAGGAGATGGAGAGTTTAGAATTGATGAAAGATACAAATACAATGAAGGTTTTGATGCGAGTGGGTTGAGAATGAGATCTAGTACTACTACtagtaatagtaatagtaatagtaatAGCAGACCTGAGCCTTTGGAATTCAGTTTCTTAACAACAGCTAGATCACAACACAATCCACACACACATGCACATGCACTTGAAGGGAGGGATTCAAGGGGGGCGTATCCAATTCCATACAATGTGAATGTGAATGTGGAGATGCCAATGGAGCAACAGTTTGATTCCTCCTCATTTTGGCTTGGAAAGAACACCATGAATATGATGCCAAATACAAATACATCTGGAAGTGGAAGGAATCATCATCAGCAGATTACAAGTGTATGTGCATGGTGTAGAAATGAATTCCATCTCCAGCAGCTTCATTCTCATTCTGGAACACAAGATGGAATTGGTTCTTTATGCCCATCTTGCACTGCAAGCATGTCAGGACATGTCAACATGTTATAG
- the LOC111909309 gene encoding cryptochrome-1 isoform X1 — protein MSGGCSIVWFRRDLRVEDNPALTAGVRAGNVIAVYIWAPEEEGHYYPGRVSRWWLKQSLALLDSSLKNLGTSLVTKRSTDSVSSLLEIIKSTGATQLFFNHLYDPLSLVRDHRMKEILTSNGISVRSFNADLLYEPWEVLDDEGRPFNTFTQFWDRCLSMPYDPESPQLPPKKIISGDLSKCCSETLIFEDESEKGSNALLARAWSPGWSNADKALAAFINGPLLEYSKNRRKADSATTSFLSPHLHFGELSVRKVFHLLRIKQVLWANEGNTTGEESVNLFLKSIGLREYSRYMSFNHPYSHERPLLGHLKFFPWVIDEGYFKAWRQGRTGYPLVDAGMRELWATGWLHDRIRVVVASFFVKVLQLPWRWGMKYFWDTLLDADLESDALGWQYITGTLPDGREFDRIDNPQFEGYKFDPNGEYVRRWLPELARLPTEWIHHPWDAPEYVLQAAGIELGSNYPLPIVKMDEAKARLQEALTQMWQHEASSRAILENGIEEGLGDSSETAPIAFPQDMEMEMDENTLRTNPTTTTIRHYEDQMVPSMTTSLFRGGEEESSSEIGNFREDSRAEVPINQGGDGDGEGQTVRTGNMQPPIDITRALRITDDLPADSSNSSSSSSRERDGGVVPVWSPSTSSFSETFVGEDSSYLQRRTQSHQLINNWRRLSQTG, from the exons ATGTCGGGTGGGTGTAGTATAGTGTGGTTTAGGAGAGATCTGAGGGTAGAAGACAACCCTGCTTTGACTGCAGGTGTTAGGGCAGGAAACGTGATAGCAGTGTACATATGGGCACCTGAAGAAGAAGGTCATTattaccctggaagggtgtcgAGATGGTGGCTAAAACAGAGTTTAGCTTTATTGGATTCGTCTTTGAAAAACCTTGGTACTTCTCTTGTTACCAAGAGATCTACTGATAGCGTTTCTTCTCTTCTTGAGATTATCAAATCGACTGGTGCTACTCAGCTGTTTTTCAATCATTTATATg ATCCGTTGTCTCTGGTTAGGGATCACAGAATGAAGGAGATTTTAACAAGTAATGGGATATCAGTGCGTTCATTTAACGCGGATTTATTATATGAACCATGGGAAGTTCTTGATGATGAAGGTCGTCCATTCAATACATTTACACAATTTTGGGACAGGTGTCTTAGCATGCCTTATGATCCTGAATCTCCACAACTCCCACCAAAAAAGATAATCTCAG GTGATTTATCAAAGTGTTGTTCAGAAACATTAATATTTGAGGACGAATCCGAGAAAGGAAGCAATGCACTTCTAGCCCGGGCATGGTCACCGGGCTGGAGCAATGCGGATAAAGCCCTGGCGGCTTTTATCAACGGGCCACTTCTTGAATACTCCAAAAACCGTAGAAAAGCCGATAGTGCCACCACATCATTCCTATCTCCCCACCTCCATTTTGGCGAACTTTCTGTACGAAAAGTCTTCCATTTACTACGAATCAAACAAGTCCTTTGGGCCAACGAAGGTAACACCACAGGTGAAGAAAGCGTAAATCTATTCCTTAAATCTATTGGGCTTCGGGAATATTCAAGGTACATGAGTTTTAATCACCCGTATAGTCATGAAAGGCCTCTTTTGGGGCATTTGAAGTTTTTTCCATGGGTGATAGACGAGGGGTATTTTAAGGCGTGGAGACAGGGTCGAACAGGTTACCCGTTAGTTGATGCGGGTATGAGAGAGTTATGGGCCACTGGTTGGCTCCATGATAGGATACGGGTCGTGGTTGCGAGCTTTTTTGTCAAGGTTTTACAGTTACCATGGAGATGGGGGATGAAGTATTTTTGGGATACACTTTTGGATGCGGATCTTGAAAGTGATGCTTTGGGTTGGCAGTATATTACAGGTACTTTACCCGATGGCCGTGAATTTGATCGTATCGATAATCCACAG TTTGAGGGCTATAAATTTGACCCGAATGGGGAATACGTAAGAAGATGGCTACCGGAACTTGCTAGACTACCGACGGAATGGATTCACCACCCATGGGATGCACCGGAATACGTGCTTCAAGCCGCCGGAATCGAGCTCGGATCCAACTACCCTCTCCCGATTGTGAAAATGGATGAGGCAAAAGCCCGATTACAAGAAGCGCTTACTCAAATGTGGCAGCACGAAGCGTCTTCTCGAGCGATTCTGGAGAACGGGATAGAAGAAGGGCTTGGAGACTCGTCGGAAACTGCTCCGATTGCTTTCCCTCAAGATATGGAGATGGAGATGGACGAGAATACGCTGAGAACAAACCCTACGACCACCACGATCCGTCATTACGAAGACCAAATGGTTCCGAGTATGACGACGTCGTTGTTTAGGGGAGGGGAAGAGGAATCGTCTTCAGAAATTGGAAATTTTAGGGAAGATAGCAGGGCGGAAGTTCCGATTAATCAAGGTGGAGATGGAGATGGAGAGGGTCAAACGGTGAGAACTGGTAATATGCAGCCACCGATTGATATCACGAGGGCGTTGAGAATTACGGATGATTTGCCGGCGGATTCTTCCAACAGTTCGAGTTCAAGTTCGAGGGAAAGAGATGGAGGTGTTGTGCCTGTGTGGTCGCCTTCCACTTCTAGTTTTTCGGAGACTTTTGTTGGTGAAGATAGCTCATATTTGCAGAGGCGTACGCAATCTCATCAATTAATCAACAACTGGAGGCGGCTTTCGCAAACCGG GTGA
- the LOC111909309 gene encoding cryptochrome-1 isoform X2 — translation MIQEDLDPLSLVRDHRMKEILTSNGISVRSFNADLLYEPWEVLDDEGRPFNTFTQFWDRCLSMPYDPESPQLPPKKIISGDLSKCCSETLIFEDESEKGSNALLARAWSPGWSNADKALAAFINGPLLEYSKNRRKADSATTSFLSPHLHFGELSVRKVFHLLRIKQVLWANEGNTTGEESVNLFLKSIGLREYSRYMSFNHPYSHERPLLGHLKFFPWVIDEGYFKAWRQGRTGYPLVDAGMRELWATGWLHDRIRVVVASFFVKVLQLPWRWGMKYFWDTLLDADLESDALGWQYITGTLPDGREFDRIDNPQFEGYKFDPNGEYVRRWLPELARLPTEWIHHPWDAPEYVLQAAGIELGSNYPLPIVKMDEAKARLQEALTQMWQHEASSRAILENGIEEGLGDSSETAPIAFPQDMEMEMDENTLRTNPTTTTIRHYEDQMVPSMTTSLFRGGEEESSSEIGNFREDSRAEVPINQGGDGDGEGQTVRTGNMQPPIDITRALRITDDLPADSSNSSSSSSRERDGGVVPVWSPSTSSFSETFVGEDSSYLQRRTQSHQLINNWRRLSQTG, via the exons ATGATTCAAGAAGACTTAG ATCCGTTGTCTCTGGTTAGGGATCACAGAATGAAGGAGATTTTAACAAGTAATGGGATATCAGTGCGTTCATTTAACGCGGATTTATTATATGAACCATGGGAAGTTCTTGATGATGAAGGTCGTCCATTCAATACATTTACACAATTTTGGGACAGGTGTCTTAGCATGCCTTATGATCCTGAATCTCCACAACTCCCACCAAAAAAGATAATCTCAG GTGATTTATCAAAGTGTTGTTCAGAAACATTAATATTTGAGGACGAATCCGAGAAAGGAAGCAATGCACTTCTAGCCCGGGCATGGTCACCGGGCTGGAGCAATGCGGATAAAGCCCTGGCGGCTTTTATCAACGGGCCACTTCTTGAATACTCCAAAAACCGTAGAAAAGCCGATAGTGCCACCACATCATTCCTATCTCCCCACCTCCATTTTGGCGAACTTTCTGTACGAAAAGTCTTCCATTTACTACGAATCAAACAAGTCCTTTGGGCCAACGAAGGTAACACCACAGGTGAAGAAAGCGTAAATCTATTCCTTAAATCTATTGGGCTTCGGGAATATTCAAGGTACATGAGTTTTAATCACCCGTATAGTCATGAAAGGCCTCTTTTGGGGCATTTGAAGTTTTTTCCATGGGTGATAGACGAGGGGTATTTTAAGGCGTGGAGACAGGGTCGAACAGGTTACCCGTTAGTTGATGCGGGTATGAGAGAGTTATGGGCCACTGGTTGGCTCCATGATAGGATACGGGTCGTGGTTGCGAGCTTTTTTGTCAAGGTTTTACAGTTACCATGGAGATGGGGGATGAAGTATTTTTGGGATACACTTTTGGATGCGGATCTTGAAAGTGATGCTTTGGGTTGGCAGTATATTACAGGTACTTTACCCGATGGCCGTGAATTTGATCGTATCGATAATCCACAG TTTGAGGGCTATAAATTTGACCCGAATGGGGAATACGTAAGAAGATGGCTACCGGAACTTGCTAGACTACCGACGGAATGGATTCACCACCCATGGGATGCACCGGAATACGTGCTTCAAGCCGCCGGAATCGAGCTCGGATCCAACTACCCTCTCCCGATTGTGAAAATGGATGAGGCAAAAGCCCGATTACAAGAAGCGCTTACTCAAATGTGGCAGCACGAAGCGTCTTCTCGAGCGATTCTGGAGAACGGGATAGAAGAAGGGCTTGGAGACTCGTCGGAAACTGCTCCGATTGCTTTCCCTCAAGATATGGAGATGGAGATGGACGAGAATACGCTGAGAACAAACCCTACGACCACCACGATCCGTCATTACGAAGACCAAATGGTTCCGAGTATGACGACGTCGTTGTTTAGGGGAGGGGAAGAGGAATCGTCTTCAGAAATTGGAAATTTTAGGGAAGATAGCAGGGCGGAAGTTCCGATTAATCAAGGTGGAGATGGAGATGGAGAGGGTCAAACGGTGAGAACTGGTAATATGCAGCCACCGATTGATATCACGAGGGCGTTGAGAATTACGGATGATTTGCCGGCGGATTCTTCCAACAGTTCGAGTTCAAGTTCGAGGGAAAGAGATGGAGGTGTTGTGCCTGTGTGGTCGCCTTCCACTTCTAGTTTTTCGGAGACTTTTGTTGGTGAAGATAGCTCATATTTGCAGAGGCGTACGCAATCTCATCAATTAATCAACAACTGGAGGCGGCTTTCGCAAACCGG GTGA